From the genome of Capsicum annuum cultivar UCD-10X-F1 chromosome 4, UCD10Xv1.1, whole genome shotgun sequence:
GAGGATTGAGAAAAATAGTTAGGGCAAAGAGAAAGCAGGTAAACACACACATACGCATATAGGAGGAAGGTTACCGTTGATGGTACTGCTGTTGCAAGTAGGTAAGTTACATCCTTAAAAATCTTACTGAACCTCTCAATCACAGACCCCGAGAGAATGTTACCGAAGAACACATTCCAGATGAGGAAGCACAAAACCTTTATGCTTGCACTCCTCTTCCTTCCACTACgagaaatagagccttccaatgTAGAAAATAGCAACATTATTGGAGGAACCATGTACATAAATATTATTAACACGACACTTGGTAGATATCCCGTAGCCAGCTGACTCATTCCTTTCCTGCAAGAAAGAAGGGATAAAAGATAGCCATATTGCCCATGGATATAGCTCAGACTTAATAAATTGGTAGTAGTATTATCTATCTCTAGGCTGGCGACTTGAGGTTAACACAGAATGAAAGAGAAGCATTAAATTAAGTAGCAGAATGAAAACAGTAAAAGGAGGAAGTTGGTAAATGTTCGTGAAAAAAGTCTACCTTGAATCAAGTGGAAATCATAAAACCCAAAAGATTAGGGTTATAATTTTACCAAAATAGGCAGCAATGGCATTACCTCTTTAAAACTCCTTTCAGAAACGGAAATGTTCTTTGAAGCTTGTCGAGGTGAACAAGACCTTGTGTTAATGAAACAGGCGCAACGAAAAATGCCACCAAAGCCATTGAGGCCACAAGAATAGCTATTTTGCGGATCCAAAGGAGTCTATATGGGACACAAATGTTTGACCAATACATATCTCCTGGTTCTGGAGAAAGATTTGTGACCCATGTCATGGGATTTCGAGATTGAAGGCTCTGAGAAGCAACCAAAGCAGCATAGCGATTCCTGAAAAAGACTAAAGCAGCTGCACACTCCTGCAAGAACAATTGTGTATTCATTTCACTTCTATGTTGGCTAGCCTCATGAAAAAGTGCAACTTAAGTGCTGTTCCTTCCATTGAAGATTAAGCAAACTTAGAACCGTGCATTGAAGTAAGCTTTACCAAGCAGCATGAGAACTGAGAAGCTATATTGCTCAGATTCTCCAAAACTGATGCCACACCCGTGTCACATCCTCCAAACTTGCACTAcatttggaggatccgacacacaTCCCTTGCCCTTTTTAAAGAGTCCAAGTTAGTGAAGCACATTTCAAGCCTCAAACGGACCCAGACATAGTTCCAAGAAGGTAATATTAACTTGAAAAGAAACTTTCGTGGCAATCATATGAAATATGCTAGTTCCCAGAACAGATGGACAAAATGAGAATCACTCAAAATACCTTTTTCCTCAAATCTGCACCACCAAAATCACTTCTTCCTTTATCACCTTCTTCATCCATGGGAAGCAcgttgaatgatgatgttgtaCCACAAAGGCCACATCTCATGGAATGTGATCCAATATGTAGTTCCCTAGGCGTAAGTTTTAGTATCTTGCACATCTTCCCTGCGTCAGTCTGCATTCATGTAACATGTGGCACATTAACAACCAAAAGACAGAAATAAGGAGCACGAGGGAGAAAATGTCAAACCACTAGTACAAGCAGAAGTCTTCATTAAGCCAAAGATAGTTACTTTTGTTTAGctgacatatatataaatatgattaatgAGGAAAAACTAGTAGAAGATAGCGGGACTATGGATGTGTTATTATTCAACTCATAATTAGGTCCATGGAAAGTCATAGGGGTTGGCATAACAATAGAAAACAAACCTTGACCCTGAAAATAAGGGCAGAGTGTATTATTCAAGAGGATAATTTGGATAATATTTCTGAGGCTTCAGGCACCTTATGTCTACCATGAAGAAAACTATCTCAACATCTCTAAGGAGAATTACTAGTTTCCAATGTGCAAAATAAATTATCAGCATCAAAAACCAACAAACTTTGTTAAACATCTAGCAATATAATACATAGCACCTTTTACAAACAACTCGAAATCATTTTCTCACCATTATGGCCTTACAaatatgaagaaatcaataaaacaTCCTATCAAACAAAGTGAATCTTCAGCTCGTATTAATATTTAATCGAACCAGAAGAGGATAATAGATGTGCTACAGAAGAGAAACTTCAATGACAACATCAAGCTTTAAGATGCAAGGGAAATATTTCCATTATGAGACTACCAAAATGGAGTGAATACCCACCACCAGTTTCTGAACAGAGCCAGATCGATACACGATTTGATGAGATAGAAAACTTGATGCATAGAAATttgagaagaatcttgtcacTGTTCCACTATACGATTCTTCTCGCGACCATGGGATGGCACGAACAAGAACTGTGAAATAACTCGGATTGGAAACAGATGAAGTAAAGTAAGCCAGCCTCATCCTTGTAATGCTTCTATACTCCTAAAAGCAAGTAAAGACCTTTTATGACAAAAGAACAGACATAACATACATAGAAGGACATACCATGGATTAAGTATGAAATACATACATTTTCAAGGAAAAAGCAGCAAATGGAAATTAGTTGCGATTTCTTACAAGGTAAAGAAGAAAACAAGCACAGCAAGATACAAGGTACAGCGCAAAGCAGTGAGCCCAAAGCCTGAAGAAGATGAAAGGCATATGTAGGTAAAACTGAATTGGATTAAAATCAAGCAACAGGTTAGATGAAACTACCTTTTCCTATAGGATGACAactaaagaattagaaactatcTTCTGCATCTGCTTCCTTGGTTAACTTACAACACAGAGTCTCTTAAGTAATAATTTCTTTATTCTCAGTAAGATTAACTTCAGGATTTAATTTCTCTTGAGATGGTAATTTGGGTCTTAAACAAGtctcaaaaatgaaaacaaggcAGAACAAGGCATTGGCAGATTTGCAGACACTttcaagaaacaacaaataggAGCTTTTAGTTCCTCATTCTATTTCCAAAATGTGAGTAAAAGATCCTCCTGCGATATGTATCTAAGTATGTCCATTCGAAGAAAATAGATTAATCAACTGCATTTAAAGCATTATCACAAATTTTGTACATGTTTCATACCATCTTGACCCTTCCTCAACATTCACAATGGTGAATGCCTCCAACGTCTCAGCTGGAACTTGATGACGCTGCATCTCTTTTCCAAAATAATTAAGTGGGAGCACTAGGAAATTGCATACAATAGCTGCAATGGAGAGTATTCGGAAACTGTCCAAAATGAGCAGCAAAAGAGTAAGTTTACTGCAATGGAGTAATGGTTCATAGACATAACAAAGTTGTAATAGAAAGGCTGTACTTCAAACTGAACTTCATAACTACACTGTTGGCAGCGATACAAAGTCTGAACGttaaaagaattatcaagaaaatgAGGTTGAACAACAAAGCACTAAGCAGAGATATAAATGTTAACCGTACTTTCTGAGTAGCAATGAGACAAAAAGTGTGACAATGTTATAGGAAGTATTCGATATATTCACAGAAAGTATGAACTATTGAACTAAGCTTCTTCGGTCACAACATTTTCACAATAGCACACTAAGCATGACTCACTTTACACAAGCTAAACAGGTCCATTTTCACTAGGAAAGACACCAAAATCACTTaaccagtatatatatatatatatatatatttggccGCCATTGCAGTTGATTGAGCCATCATAAATTACCAAGGAACAGATTCCCTTTTGTTTTTGTTAAATCTTCTTTTACTATGCTCCACAAAACCCCAATATTGGCCGAATTTATTTACCACCTATTCTTCTGAGTGCTTCTGTACATCCTAACAAGCCAAAACCATACTGCCAAGTATTCATCAAAAAGTTAAACCAATGTAATTCAGTCATCCATCCTTTTAAGGGAATAATGACAGGGCAAACACAGTAGGCCAATAAGCCATGACCACTATTTTGGCAATAGGTAAACAACTTCACACTAGACAATACAAAACAATGGATTTAAGCAATATATACCAATCAGCTGTGCAAAAGTATGCGAGCTCATTTACTATAAATTGTATGTTTGCTGAATTTTTCCCTGCAAATGATGAAAATACTCGAAGTGGAAACAAATTTGATAGAAACTAATTTACACTAATCCATTTAAACTTTATTGGGACTTAATTGGCTTTTTCTTAAACACTAGGAAAGATAGCTTTAGAAATTAAGATACACGGGACAAGGTAGGAGCAAGATGCGGGAATTGAGACTGAGATGGTTCAGGCATATGAAGAGGAGATGCATGGATAACTTAgtgtggaggtgtgagaggtCGACTACGGATGGTTTCTGGaaaggtaggccaaagaagtattgaggagaagtgattagacatgtCACGACATAATTGCAGCTTATCGAAGACATGACCTAAGGTAGGAAGTTGTGGATGATGGGGATTAGGGTGTAAGATTTAGTAGAGTGTTGTCTCGTGTATCCTTCCATATCGGTACTCATAGCATTTCTCTTGTAGCTTCTTGTCAATCGATTTATGTTATTATGTTCTGTCTCTTGTACTTCGGTTATTGCAATATTTTATTGTAGTTACTGTTCCTTTTTTAAAATGTTTCGTCATACTTTCTATAGTATTTTTCCATGATTTCTTCACttccattatttctttttttgatatgCTTTCCCGAGGGTTTATCTGAAACAACCttggaccccacttgtgggattacactgggtatgtagTTGTTACTCTACTAGAAAATCTAACAACTAATAAAGTGCTGAACATTCCAATTTCACCTGAAAACAATCAACCGCACGAACACCACTGCATCCAAGCCACCACTAGCATATATTTCGTCATCAGAAGTCTCCCATGCCTTGAGGATCCAACTTGGAGAAGGAACAAACCGATCAAAGCAAAAGGCATCCTGTTGTCTTGATCGTACCTGAGCAATCTTCGCGCCAAAGTAAACATTTACAAGGCTTGGTTGTTTCCTTAAAATCGAATACAAGGAGAACAGCACTATGCACACTGCAGTATTGATACCAGCAGAAGTCAACAGAGCAGCTAGTTTCATCTCCGTCCCCAAATATTTCAGAAACCTCAATAATCAAGACATGTTATTGTTGCTGCCTTAAAGATTGAAGCGATCTTGATGCAGCAACATGAGAAGATCTAGATAAAGCAGCAAGTTTGGTGCACTAAGGTTAAGAAATTGCAAAGTAAAGGATTTATAATTTGCACATTTTAAACAACGATTGATCTGGTGATAACCAGCTGACAAATTCTACAATACTCACAAACAAAGAACAATACGAAGAAGAAATATAACATTTACATACTAAGAACAAGCAAAATAAAAGTCACATAGGAAAGCTTTAGCCTTACATGCATGCTCATTTCAAATATCTCACGATCCACACACAACGTGTTAGTGTTCAACCTGGCATACTGAAATGTAATAAACTTAACCCTCCCTCCGTTACAAAGTACTTGTCACAAATTTCTTTTTGACaacattttacatatattttgtaATCATAtatattgatatgagaaaaattataatttgcgGTCCTTTCAGTATAGTTTATGAATACCTAACTTTGGATTTTAAAACATCGAactaatctaatctaatttagcttaaaaaattattcaaattaactCTCAAAAAGCAAAACATAAAACGAGAACAATTTTGAAACAAAGAGAGTATAATCCAGTGAAAATGCGGCTATCCGATCATAGACAACATGCAAAACCacaataaagtaagaaaaatacccAAGTTGCATAATTTCACATCACTTTCCAAAGAGATCAACAATAAAGTATCTCGAAACAGCAAAAATACCATGTACATTGGGTCCGTTACTTCTCAAAACATTGACAGTTAAAATAAacacacatgaaaaaaaaaaaaaaaaaaactttaccgAATACGATTctagaacaacaaaaaaatctggaaaattcatccaaaaaaaaaaaaaagaaagaaaaagtaaaaatgagAAGAATTAATTAATCAATCACCTGAAATTGAAAAGTGCGTCCTATTTCCAAAAGACGAAATAACGAATTCGaagtacaacaaaaaaaaaaatatatatatatatatatatatatatatatatatagtattattCAAAAAAGCTATGAATGGTGAATTCGAAAACCCTAGAAAATTCGTTGTTCCGTTTTTTATGGAATTAGCGCTAGGATTTGGGAGACGAGAGAACTGGGAATTTTTGATAGAGAGGAGAAAGGCGCGTCGATTTGCGAGTGCGTGAATTTTGTATAAAAGAATGTGAGTGAGATTTTGTGGGCCCCAAAACGAAATTGTAAACGGAATGGAACCGCCTATAACTGTCAATGTCCacgtctttttaaaaaaaaaaaaaagatgtttcaGTTTTCATGCAAATTGAACCGATGCATTGCCGTGTTGTACCTATTGCATTAGCcactttctttatttgttttatggGAAaaggtcatatatatatatatgccctAAACTATTGAAAAAAGTACGTAAATACCATTTCGGGGGCAGGCAGGGTAGAAATTGCTAAGAAAAATGGGTTAATTCCTTTAGGATGAGGTCACGTGGTGCTAGAGACGGAGCTAGAATTTTTACTTAGGGGggtcaaaatctgaagaaaaacttaccgaagggggttcaacatctacggtatataaataaaaattattttaatcatgtattaataatataatttttcgtcgaaggggtTTACCCGAACCCGCGTTTAATAGGCTAGCTCCTCCTCTGCGTGGTGTGCGTCGTCTAACTGAAAGATATATGCGTTGCATTTTCAATATTTCAGGGGTATATATGTACCCAAAGTTAAACAGCAAGAGTacaaataactcaaaaatataatGAAGGTTATTTACGTACCATTCTCAATAATTCAGGGTATATATAAcctttttcccattattttatacttaaacCATTTTTTTGGGACTAATGTTTGGGTAATGGATTCAAATTGTTTAGTTAATGTTGGATGTTAATTATGTGGCTTTGTTTTGGCATGTAAAGTCAAAATCTTGATGAGTGTTTCTAGGCCAAATCAGAAGAGTATTGGTTTAATACGTAAAAATAATCTCTTACAGAAATACAAGATGAGTTGCGTATAATTAACTTTTGTGATCTTTCCTCAAGCTGCCCTTGTATGGATATATGGTTGTAATATGTTgttgataaatatataaataaaataatattaacatGCTTTTATTCACCTATGCAGTATTTACACTAATCAAATCAGattattttatgataaaaatCAGAAATTAAAGCGAGacatttaatttaaactaaaattgaGCAAGAGAAATTTTACTTTGTGCAGATAGTAACTGAtgcaaataaatttattatatcaaTATTATGTCTCAAACTCAACAACTCTCCGATTTGTTTAATTTCTTTGTCCCATATTTTCCAGTGATTGCGATATGAAGCAACGTgttataatatttgaaaaatggaCACAAAACATGGCTACTAAGTAGGCTGACCATCTTTGAAACATCACATAACTctacataataataatactaataaatataatatatatgctcCCTAGCTATAGTACAACTCTCAAATTACATCAAAAACCAAACACAACAATAATAGAATATAATACACCTTCAAGTATATCTTTCAACGATCTGTTCTTCCATCACCTGATGATAATTTAATGACCCAATTCGCAATTGTCCTTATCCTCCTGGAACCAGTAGCCGCCACCAATGGCGGCTGCTGTCGAAAATTCCGAAGGAGGTTTCCTTCGgaattcacaaaattactaatcCTTTGCATTGCGAGGTCTAGAGTTTCTTTTGACATATTCGCGAAACAAACTCTGAACCAACCTGGTTCACTGCAGTGACAAGAGGATCCAGGAGACACATTTAAaccaacatcactaattattttcttccataaTTCCATTTCTGCTTCGAACGTGTTTGATTTTAGCAGATCCCTCATGTCAATGAAACAAAACAATCCAGCGTTACTTTCCAAACACTTAATCCCTGAATTCGCGAGCCCTGAAGCGAGCATTTCCCTCCTGTGTATCAATTGCTTCTTATTTTCCTTAATGTACCGTTTTATAAATTTCCTATCTCCAAGTATTTTAGACAATAGATACTGAGTTTGAgatgaaattaatccaaaactgGACATTTTTGTAGCAGCAGCTATGAGTGTTTCATTGTTCGAATAAATCATCCCAATTCTGAAACCTGGAAGGCCTAAATCTTTCGATAGACTCGATACAATGTGAACTTGGTTCCACATTTTTGATTTTTCGAGTTTCCTATCGATTAATGCCTCCATTATGCTTATGAATTTTGGCGAATCGAATACTGTTCCAGCGTATATTTCATCGCTAACAATATGAATATTTTTGGCCATGGCAAATGTGATTAGAATGTTTAATTCATCATGTGACATTGTTGTCCCTAGTGGATTTGAAGGATTTGTAATGAATACGCCTTTGACTGTTAGATTAAGTTTTTGGGCTTGTTCATATGCTTCTTCAAGGGCTGATTCAGTAATTCTGAAATTATTTGAACTGTAGCAGTGTATTGGTACAATTTCAGCCCCCGTTCTCCATTTAAGATCTCTATCAAACCTGTGTCATGAGAAATAAAAATCAGAATAATGGTTCACAACTTGTATGGAGTTACTAGTTGCACTTgttgttttaaaatttaaagcaaaaaaatgaatttaaatcatACGCACTAACAGTTCATAAGAAAAACATCTGTACACGATCTATGCACAATTTGTACAGGAAGATGATTTTGGATTGACTAAAAGTACTTGCATTTATTTTAATAGACACATTGAGTCTTTGAACTCTTTTAACTTTGTATAATGATAGATAAGTATTGATAACCATTGCGATGGTACATAAATATCTTTTACAAGATACAATCATATCCAACTTGTGGTTGGATGAAGATTAAGAGTCTGTTTAGATGAATTTACAAcatatgagttttttttttttgttattttgacttaaaaataagAGCTTAATAGCACTTACTTATATTACCTAAACACTACAAAAGTGCCAAAagttattttaagttaaaagCACTTAACATGGTTATTTCGGATAGCCACTTATCAGCGACGGAGTCAAAATTTTTACTAAGAAATATGtcagaatattaaaaaaaaaatagaaatacttaaaaaataagggaaatcaacatataagtaaatacttataaaactaaaattttgaccTAGTCAAACATTAGTATAATTTTTCGAGGAAGTGTTAAGGGTGGCTCCACCACTGCGTGCTATCT
Proteins encoded in this window:
- the LOC107867277 gene encoding CSC1-like protein RXW8 yields the protein MKLAALLTSAGINTAVCIVLFSLYSILRKQPSLVNVYFGAKIAQVRSRQQDAFCFDRFVPSPSWILKAWETSDDEIYASGGLDAVVFVRLIVFSFRILSIAAIVCNFLVLPLNYFGKEMQRHQVPAETLEAFTIVNVEEGSRWLWAHCFALYLVSCCACFLLYLEYRSITRMRLAYFTSSVSNPSYFTVLVRAIPWSREESYSGTVTRFFSNFYASSFLSHQIVYRSGSVQKLVTDAGKMCKILKLTPRELHIGSHSMRCGLCGTTSSFNVLPMDEEGDKGRSDFGGADLRKKECAAALVFFRNRYAALVASQSLQSRNPMTWVTNLSPEPGDMYWSNICVPYRLLWIRKIAILVASMALVAFFVAPVSLTQGLVHLDKLQRTFPFLKGVLKRKGMSQLATGYLPSVVLIIFMYMVPPIMLLFSTLEGSISRSGRKRSASIKVLCFLIWNVFFGNILSGSVIERFSKIFKDVTYLLATAVPSTATFFMTYVLTSGWASLSIELMQPFGLLRNLFYRFILRNNDVTTYGTYTFPYHTEVPRILLFGLFGFVYSTLCPLILPFLLVYFSLAYLVYRNQILNVYVTKYETGGTYWPIVHNTTIFSMVLMQVIAMAVFGLKKSTVASSFVIPLIILTLLFNEYCRQRFQPLFKHIPAQILIEMDRQDEQDGKMKDIHEKLKLAYTQFKCKSRTLGDPMPPDHNNCRLEDLELKPGKSPVHLSA
- the LOC107869470 gene encoding 1-aminocyclopropane-1-carboxylate synthase 3, whose amino-acid sequence is MLKMLSKMAMCKSHGQDSSYFIGWQEYEKNPYDPIQNPSGIIQMGLAENQLSFGLLESWLTRNQDVIQFKENGGSMFRDLALFQDYHGLQAFKNVLVSFMAEIRRKKVKFDPKNLVLTAGSTSANETLIFCLAEPGEALLIPTPYYPGFDRDLKWRTGAEIVPIHCYSSNNFRITESALEEAYEQAQKLNLTVKGVFITNPSNPLGTTMSHDELNILITFAMAKNIHIVSDEIYAGTVFDSPKFISIMEALIDRKLEKSKMWNQVHIVSSLSKDLGLPGFRIGMIYSNNETLIAAATKMSSFGLISSQTQYLLSKILGDRKFIKRYIKENKKQLIHRREMLASGLANSGIKCLESNAGLFCFIDMRDLLKSNTFEAEMELWKKIISDVGLNVSPGSSCHCSEPGWFRVCFANMSKETLDLAMQRISNFVNSEGNLLRNFRQQPPLVAATGSRRIRTIANWVIKLSSGDGRTDR